The proteins below are encoded in one region of Syngnathus acus chromosome 2, fSynAcu1.2, whole genome shotgun sequence:
- the mdh1b gene encoding putative malate dehydrogenase 1B, with amino-acid sequence MAKFVLAGQTDCPYYAKAELLADRLQRSLPNFQIHKISILPDEWTDWLQDTCKRNDWKHEESPLVWRELVHQGGKGMFLGGFNDFLEHCQNYYNITSDMAEEMMESIAQENLETKISLIKEAQYHASLIQPLHIWISSALNPTCNMLIPSLLSAEGLSQASAISLHLLDLKGNEEELQSLKMETEDLAMPLLHQVTIHTDLEEAFRKAEIILLLDDCLSEDNDAEDVQQGEKIKAVADLYTEYGRLIETRAKRDVKVIVSGRALLNLRCSFLLKACSIDSRRFVAVATQLENEARAAIAKKLKVRTSEVTDIIVWGDVGDIFYVDLQRAKVFNYDGPIKGPPFFFHPVLEIIYDREWLDNDFQDIVRGQQAAVVSKTCHGADMSTANGILTLLKAWNRTSTPSQVFSVGVLCTDHSDIPGDVVLSVPVTFKDGHWSVASDVSVGDDLKQRLDLSASKLRQGNWSTFVFFVLLKKTAPPNINIPNNVK; translated from the exons ATGGCAAAGTTTGTACTGGCTG GCCAAACGGACTGTCCATATTATGCCAAAGCGGAACTTTTGGCTGACAGATTGCAGCGTTCTTTACCAAATTTCCAAATTCACAAGATCTCAATCCTTCCAGATGAATGGACG GACTGGCTACAAGACACATGCAAAAGAAATGACTGGAAACACGAAGAGTCCCCGCTGGTGTGGAGAGAATTGGTGCATCAAGGAGGCAAAGGGATGTTCTTAGGTGGCTTCAATGACTTTCTGGAGCACTGTCAG AACTACTACAACATCACATCAGACATGGCTGAAGAAATGATGGAAAGTATTGCTCAAGAAAACCTGGAAACCAAGATCAGCCTCATTAAGGAGGCGCAGTATCATGCCAGTCTCATCCAACCCCTCCACATATGGATCAGCAG CGCTCTGAACCCAACGTGCAATATGCTGATCCCCAGTCTGCTCTCTGCTGAGGGGTTGTCCCAAGCCTCTGCCATCAGCCTCCATCTCTTGGATCTGAAAGGCAATGAGGAAGAACTGCAATCGCTGAAGATGGAGACAGAAGATCTGGCTATGCCTTTGCTTCATCAG GTGACCATTCACACTGATCTCGAAGAAGCTTTCCGCAAAGCGGAGATCATCCTCCTGCTGGATGACTGCTTGTCTGAAGACAATGATGCAGAAGATGTGCAGCAAGGAGAGAAGATAAAAGCAGTGGCAGACCTGTACACTGAATATGGACGATTGATTGAGACAAGGGCCAAAAGGGACGTGAAGGTGATCGTGTCGGGCCGCGCGCTTCTGAACCTCCGATGCTCCTTTCTACTGAAAGCGTGCTCAATCGACAGCCGTCGCTTTGTGGCTGTTGCGACTCAGCTGGAGAACGAAGCCAGAGCTGCCATCGCTAAAAAGCTCAAAGTGAGGACTTCAG AGGTGACAGACATCATTGTTTGGGGAGATGTTGGAGACATCTTCTACGTAGATCTCCAGAGGGCAAAGGTTTTTAACTATGACGGACCAATCAAAGGGccccctttcttttttcaccCAGTGCTGGAGATTATCTACGACAG GGAATGGCTTGACAACGACTTCCAAGATATTGTGCGTGGTCAGCAGGCAGCTGTAGTCTCAAAGACCTGCCACGGAGCAGACATGTCAACTGCCAACGGGATCCTCACTCTCCTAAAGGCATGGAACAGGACCTCTACTCCCAGTCAGGTGTTCTCTGTGGGGGTCTTGTGCACAG ACCATTCCGACATCCCCGGCGACGTGGTCCTATCAGTGCCAGTGACCTTCAAAGATGGCCACTGGTCAGTAGCGTCCGACGTGTCTGTTGGAGATGATCTGAAGCAGAGACTTGATCTTTCCGCAAGTAAACTCAGGCAAGGAAACTGGtcgacatttgttttttttgtgcttcttaaaaaaacagcacccCCTAACATCAACATCCCTAATAATGTAAAATGA
- the fastkd2 gene encoding FAST kinase domain-containing protein 2, mitochondrial, with the protein MSLWLTQVVVRCSLRSCIYSVKYCSATVAGKNSCSSEQQLSHIYGTRQIHSWRATSFKSPVRFYSLDASLEPENTKVVSPSVEGSLVLDEIQHPTGQRQGRSIFFKLLQHCGSPSDVLDLSQKYAATPRQISNCFTYMWSSIKKMSDEQRRCEMQLMFEHAAFDQLLENAMTNVGSMQNEDLAYSLLAMVSLGVPQRSRVVQLYLRACQERLNGFDEKSLSILASCLENMESTPNVVALKQGLRLVVEALLPRIKNIVALQTVMRLLGKDMPLDLKRKLERKAFSMTEQFTLPNTQYMISTMAKMGFYSKPLLDICSQRITENLHGVPFNRLLKVLLSCRELHYRDLTLLTGISDYIASTIDIWSRKEVVLFLSVFENLAFCPASLMAAFAQRVIANPDTLTLKDLLCVLKVYSSLNYSLQLDREQFLQSLSKTLDFYLHRMSSSQLLKACYCLCLLGHFPFAPLEKLLQGANLEVLRREAVTYVKKQEQMFQTLHLCLHLDQPVLPKPLSVPATMLGEGTSSAPSVNPSLSQLLRNFLADQADLLLQEMVTVENIYFVDAVVSKPVAKQTLSEETQPQRMAVLCPASSAFCFGTSQPRGPLAVKLRHLKLLGYIPITITEQVLKSEEKATQLLTQELFPERTISTS; encoded by the exons ATGTCACTGTGGTTGACACAAGTCGTCGTGAGGTGTTCTCTACGCTCCTGCATCTATTCGGTCAAATATTGCAGCGCCACAGTAGCAGGCAAGAACTCATGTTCCTCCGAACAACAATTATCACACATTTATGGCACGAGGCAAATCCATTCGTGGCGGGCTACTAGTTTCAAGAGTCCCGTGAGGTTCTATTCGCTGGATGCCAGTTTGGAACCAGAGAACACTAAGGTTGTCTCTCCCTCTGTGGAGGGGTCTTTGGTTCTGGATGAGATCCAGCATCCCACCGGCCAGAGACAGGGAAGGTCCATTTTCTTTAAACTCCTGCAGCACTGCGGCTCCCCATCAGATGTGCTTGACCTCAGCCAAAAATATGCGGCTACCCCTCGTCAAATCAGCAACTGCTTTACATATATGTGGTCCAGCATCAAGAAGATGTCAGATGAGCAGCGGCGCTGTGAGATGCAGCTGATGTTTGAGCATGCTGCATTTGATCAACTGCTGGAAAACGCCATGACCAATGTGGGCTCCATGCAAAATGAAGACTTGGCTTACTCTCTTCTGGCTATGGTGAGTTTAGGTGTGCCCCAAAGGAGCCGCGTGGTCCAGCTGTATCTCCGTGCCTGCCAG GAGAGGTTGAATGGCTTTGATGAGAAGAGTTTGTCCATCTTAGCCTCCTGTCTGGAAAATATGGAGAGCACCCCCAATGTTGTTGCACTGAAACAGGgtttgag GTTGGTAGTTGAAGCGCTCCTTCCCAGGATAAAGAATATCGTGGCGCTCCAAACTGTGATGCGTCTCTTGGGTAAAGATATGCCGCTAGACCTCAAACGGAAACTTGAG CGGAAGGCTTTCTCAATGACGGAGCAGTTCACCCTTCCCAATACACAATACATGATCTCCACCATGGCCAAAATGGGCTTCTATTCCAAACCACTGCTGGATATCTGCAGTCAGAGAATTACAG AAAATCTTCACGGAGTCCCGTTTAACCGACTGTTAAAAGTGCTGCTTTCGTGCCGGGAGCTTCACTACAGAGATTTGACCCTGCTCACTGGCATCTCCGACTACATTGCCTCCACAATCGACATATGGAGCCGAAAGGAG GTTGTCCTCTTCCTGTCGGTGTTTGAGAACCTTGCCTTTTGTCCCGCCTCGTTGATGGCAGCGTTTGCCCAAAGAGTCATCGCCAACCCAGACACTCTGACGCTTAAAGACCTTCTGTGTGTCCTCAAGGTGTACTCGTCCCTCAACTATAGCTTGCAGCTCGACAGAGAGCA GTTTCTGCAGAGCCTCAGCAAGACTCTGGACTTTTACCTGCACAGGATGTCAAGTTCCCAACTGTTAAAGGCTTGTTATTGTCTCTGCCTTCTTGGCCACTTCCCATTCGCACCTCTGGAGAAACTCCTACAGGGTGCCAACTTGGAGGTGCTGAGGAGAGAAG CAGTGACGTACGTCAAGAAACAGGAGCAAATGTTTCAAACGCTCCACCTGTGCCTCCATCTTGACCAGCCTGTCCTCCCAAAGCCACTAAGTGTTCCTGCAACTATGCTGGGAGAAGGAACATCCAGCGCTCCGTCGGTCAATCCGAGTCTCTCGCAGCTCCTGCGAAATTTCTTGGCTGACCAAGCTGATTTACTGCTACAAGAAATGGTGACGGTGGAGAACATCTACTTCGTAG ATGCCGTGGTTAGCAAACCCGTGGCAAAGCAAACCTTAAGTGAAGAAACGCAACCCCAAAG AATGGCAGTTCTTTGTCCGGCTTCTTCTGCTTTCTGCTTCGGTACTTCTCAACCCCGAGGTCCGCTGGCTGTCAAGCTTCGCCATCTTAAGCTTTTAGGCTATATTCCAATTACG ATAACAGAACAAGTGCTGAAGTCTGAAGAGAAGGCAACACAACTCCTAACACAAGAACTCTTTCCGGAAAGGACAATCAGCACCTCATGA